A stretch of Cytophagales bacterium DNA encodes these proteins:
- a CDS encoding DUF4391 domain-containing protein: protein MAFFNLPDRTKVGRVVPKNAFDAYTNSKQKKLFTDLIKRITWTHKLSQETVNLRAMEVHEIQLFKIELKEQSEIKTVLEVINKAIPYHIVFWVEYNQEVFISTSPKHPHPTNDNIAVIDWTFTSSWFQVHEINYEFILKESLDAVYKDFCIQLTGKPQLYGRSFDNILKNEQDIHRLKKAISDLKSAISKSKQFNEKVEMNIRLKGLEEAISKLD, encoded by the coding sequence ATGGCATTCTTCAACCTTCCCGACCGAACTAAAGTAGGCAGAGTGGTTCCCAAGAATGCTTTTGATGCATACACCAATAGCAAACAGAAAAAGCTTTTCACCGACCTGATCAAACGGATCACCTGGACCCATAAACTCTCTCAGGAAACGGTGAATCTCAGGGCTATGGAGGTTCACGAAATTCAGCTATTTAAAATAGAACTCAAAGAGCAGTCAGAGATCAAAACAGTGCTCGAAGTTATCAACAAAGCCATCCCCTATCACATTGTATTTTGGGTAGAATATAATCAGGAGGTATTTATCTCCACTTCTCCGAAACACCCTCACCCTACCAACGACAACATAGCGGTCATTGACTGGACGTTTACTTCAAGCTGGTTTCAAGTACACGAAATCAACTACGAATTCATTCTCAAAGAGAGTCTCGATGCAGTCTATAAAGATTTCTGCATTCAATTGACAGGCAAGCCTCAACTATATGGCAGGTCCTTTGACAATATTCTGAAAAATGAACAAGATATTCACCGCTTGAAAAAGGCCATATCGGACCTCAAATCGGCCATATCCAAGAGTAAACAATTCAATGAAAAGGTAGAGATGAATATTAGATTGAAGGGATTGGAGGAAGCAATAAGTAAGCTGGATTAG
- a CDS encoding helicase-related protein, whose product MNIDNVNQRLGDDLKESIKKGSKVSIAASSFSIYAFQALKKELSHIEELRFIFSTPTFIEEAFKKETPRFHIPHIVQEAELCGGEFELRLMNQLNQRAIAKECSQWVKKKVSFKSNVQSNLPLNGMIHLSNGLYNAQSYSNVSGFTTSDLGFTPKKTGFPTLIQKAEYPDSMAYLDWFNEVWNNQEYLQDVTERVQLYFETAFKENSPEFIYFITLYNIFNDFLDDLSLDNLPNEQIGFKETTVWSKLFNFQQDAVIGAINKLEKYKGCILADSVGLGKTFSALGVIKYYEMRNKDVLVLCPKKLEANWNTYRHNDKNNILADDRLRFDLLFHTDLGRERGISNGRELANVNWGNYGLVVIDESHNFRNNHTVIDKENRYQKLMRRIIQEGIETKVLMLSATPVNNRFNDLRNQLALAYEGDAENIDHKLDTQSGIDQVFRKAQQAFNIWSKFQTAERTTERLLDMLDFDFFEILDALTIARSRKHITTYYDTSAIGKFPDRNKPVSIESPLTAPGGVTYVDIAEQLTLLNLSIYTPLNYILPSKVQLYADLYDKEVRAGSSKLSQIDREQSLRILMRINLLKRLESSVDSFRITLEGIIEQIESAIKAIDKGADDSYEGIHKLLSEENYDLDANWADEEQVIGKKVKVHIADMDSTKWREDLSQDLEILHELWSKIVDIRGEKDTKLQHLITLINEKVQQPFNVSNKKAIVFTAFADTANYLYENLHSHLKNEFDLHTALITGSRRVCTSRKVPADLNAVLTCFSPFSKGKAQLYPDIDDSIDLLIATDCISEGQNLQDCDYLINYDIHWNPVRIIQRFGRIDRIGSTNTSITMVNFWPDVTLDNYINLKQRVENKMLISNMASTGDDNILNTEEQDLEYRKIQLQRLKEEVIDLEDLREGISITDLGLNDFRVDLSNMIKTYGELKNIPEGLHAAVKASAELERGVIFVLKNVNPNVNINKLNRLHPFYLVYVKMNGELVLNHVESKKILDAMRMSAKGQTTPIEDICKAIAEETDEYHQMDEYSGLLKQSIGTILQKEEEKEVMSLFKAGGTTALGEKFNGIEDFKLVTFLIVR is encoded by the coding sequence ATGAACATAGACAATGTCAACCAGCGCTTAGGGGACGACCTCAAGGAATCAATCAAAAAAGGAAGCAAAGTCAGTATCGCTGCCTCTTCGTTTTCCATCTATGCGTTTCAGGCATTGAAAAAGGAGCTCTCCCACATCGAAGAGCTTCGCTTTATTTTCAGCACACCCACTTTCATCGAAGAAGCATTCAAAAAAGAAACGCCAAGGTTTCATATCCCACATATTGTTCAGGAAGCAGAGCTCTGTGGCGGAGAGTTTGAGCTGAGACTGATGAACCAACTCAATCAACGAGCTATTGCCAAAGAATGCTCACAGTGGGTGAAAAAGAAGGTATCGTTCAAATCGAATGTCCAGAGCAACCTGCCACTCAATGGCATGATCCACCTGAGTAATGGACTATACAACGCTCAGTCTTACTCTAATGTAAGTGGATTTACGACTTCCGATTTAGGTTTCACACCGAAAAAAACAGGCTTCCCCACTTTAATCCAAAAGGCAGAATACCCCGATAGCATGGCCTATCTGGATTGGTTCAACGAAGTATGGAATAACCAGGAGTACCTGCAGGATGTAACCGAAAGAGTGCAACTATACTTCGAAACTGCCTTTAAGGAAAACAGTCCGGAGTTCATCTACTTTATCACGCTATACAATATCTTCAACGACTTTTTGGACGATCTATCGCTGGACAACCTCCCCAATGAGCAGATCGGATTTAAAGAAACCACAGTCTGGAGTAAACTGTTCAACTTTCAGCAAGATGCGGTTATCGGTGCCATCAACAAATTGGAAAAATACAAAGGCTGTATTTTAGCTGATTCTGTCGGGCTTGGGAAGACCTTTTCCGCACTGGGCGTGATCAAGTACTATGAAATGCGCAACAAAGACGTGCTGGTCCTTTGCCCAAAGAAGTTGGAAGCCAACTGGAATACCTATCGCCACAACGACAAGAACAATATATTGGCTGACGATAGACTAAGGTTTGATTTACTCTTTCATACCGACCTGGGACGTGAACGCGGAATCAGTAATGGTCGGGAATTGGCCAATGTCAACTGGGGTAACTACGGCTTGGTGGTGATTGATGAATCCCACAACTTCCGAAATAACCATACGGTGATTGACAAAGAGAACCGGTACCAGAAGTTGATGCGCAGGATCATTCAGGAAGGGATAGAGACGAAAGTTCTGATGCTTTCGGCCACACCTGTCAACAACCGCTTCAATGATCTACGTAACCAATTGGCCCTCGCCTATGAGGGAGATGCCGAAAACATTGATCATAAGCTCGACACGCAAAGTGGCATAGATCAGGTGTTCCGCAAAGCGCAACAAGCCTTCAATATCTGGAGCAAATTCCAAACCGCAGAACGTACGACGGAGCGATTACTGGACATGCTCGATTTCGATTTCTTCGAGATCCTTGATGCGTTGACCATCGCCAGGTCACGGAAACACATCACCACCTACTATGACACCTCGGCAATCGGAAAATTCCCGGACCGAAATAAACCGGTATCTATCGAAAGCCCATTAACTGCACCCGGCGGAGTTACTTATGTAGACATTGCAGAGCAACTCACCTTACTCAACCTATCCATATACACTCCGCTGAATTATATACTGCCCAGTAAGGTGCAATTGTACGCTGACTTGTATGACAAGGAGGTACGTGCGGGTTCCAGCAAATTGTCCCAGATAGACAGGGAGCAAAGTTTGCGGATTCTGATGCGGATTAATCTACTGAAGCGACTAGAGAGCTCGGTTGATTCATTTCGCATTACACTGGAAGGCATCATCGAACAAATCGAAAGTGCCATAAAAGCCATTGATAAAGGTGCTGACGACAGTTATGAAGGCATACACAAATTGCTCAGTGAAGAAAACTATGACCTGGACGCCAATTGGGCGGATGAAGAGCAAGTCATTGGGAAAAAAGTAAAAGTCCATATCGCGGACATGGACAGTACAAAGTGGCGCGAAGACCTAAGCCAGGACTTAGAAATACTACATGAACTCTGGAGCAAAATCGTAGATATCCGAGGCGAAAAAGACACCAAGCTACAACACCTGATTACGTTGATCAATGAAAAAGTCCAGCAACCTTTCAATGTCAGCAATAAAAAAGCCATCGTATTCACTGCTTTTGCGGACACTGCTAATTACTTGTATGAAAACCTTCACAGCCATCTCAAAAACGAGTTTGATCTACATACCGCACTGATCACCGGTTCACGGAGGGTATGCACTTCCAGAAAGGTGCCTGCGGATCTTAATGCCGTTTTAACGTGCTTCTCGCCCTTCTCCAAAGGCAAAGCCCAGCTGTATCCGGACATTGACGATTCCATCGACTTACTTATAGCCACGGATTGCATTTCCGAAGGCCAAAACTTGCAAGACTGTGATTATCTGATCAATTATGACATCCATTGGAACCCCGTAAGGATTATCCAGCGTTTTGGCAGGATCGATCGAATTGGCTCAACGAATACATCCATCACGATGGTGAATTTTTGGCCGGATGTGACCCTGGATAATTACATCAACCTGAAACAGCGGGTAGAAAACAAGATGCTGATCAGCAACATGGCCAGCACAGGTGACGACAATATTCTGAATACAGAAGAACAGGACCTTGAATACCGAAAAATACAACTTCAACGGCTGAAGGAGGAGGTGATTGATCTGGAAGACCTGAGAGAGGGTATCAGCATTACGGACCTGGGCCTAAATGATTTTCGGGTGGACTTATCCAACATGATCAAGACCTACGGCGAACTCAAAAACATACCCGAAGGGCTACATGCGGCTGTCAAGGCCAGTGCCGAACTGGAGCGTGGTGTCATATTCGTCCTCAAAAATGTAAACCCAAATGTCAACATCAATAAACTTAACCGGCTTCACCCCTTCTATTTGGTCTACGTCAAAATGAACGGCGAACTGGTGTTGAACCATGTAGAATCCAAGAAAATACTGGACGCAATGCGCATGAGCGCTAAAGGGCAAACGACTCCTATTGAGGACATTTGCAAGGCCATTGCAGAGGAAACCGATGAATATCATCAAATGGATGAATACTCGGGTCTTCTGAAACAAAGCATTGGCACCATCTTACAAAAGGAAGAAGAAAAGGAAGTCATGAGCCTTTTCAAAGCCGGCGGTACCACAGCTCTGGGAGAAAAGTTCAATGGCATTGAAGACTTTAAGCTGGTTACTTTCTTAATTGTTCGTTGA
- a CDS encoding DUF4268 domain-containing protein encodes MEDIKKITRVPIKEAFRYEDKHLTPWLTDNIDVVSEAIGIELTSASKEQSTGNFHVDIKAETDDGRIVVIENQYGSSNHDHLGKLITYLTSFEAQIGIWIVEGARTEHINAINWLNESENGCDFYLLTIEAIRIGESNLAPLLTKIIGPSEEAKQIGKVKKEDSERHRLRYKFWVEVLDLCKQKNINTFDAISPTQDAWIGASTGYRGLTYVFWINQHSYRIELRIDRGKGSDEENLEILSQLRDHRVEVEQAFGEPLAWEELENYRVCSIRQNYDEGGYKDTEDRWSNAVESIVDRMGKLIKATRKPLKSLKIQ; translated from the coding sequence ATGGAGGACATTAAGAAAATCACGCGTGTGCCGATCAAAGAGGCCTTCAGATACGAAGACAAACACCTGACACCCTGGTTGACAGACAACATCGACGTGGTAAGTGAAGCTATTGGGATTGAGTTGACCAGCGCCAGCAAGGAACAATCTACCGGAAACTTCCATGTGGATATCAAAGCAGAGACCGATGACGGACGTATCGTGGTAATCGAAAACCAATATGGCAGTAGCAACCACGATCACCTGGGCAAGCTCATCACCTACCTCACTTCATTTGAGGCGCAGATCGGGATATGGATCGTAGAAGGTGCTCGGACGGAGCACATCAACGCCATTAACTGGCTCAACGAAAGTGAAAACGGTTGTGATTTTTACTTATTGACCATTGAAGCCATTCGTATCGGAGAAAGCAATCTGGCTCCACTCCTCACCAAGATCATCGGACCTAGCGAAGAAGCTAAACAAATCGGAAAGGTCAAGAAAGAAGATTCGGAGAGACATAGGCTCAGGTACAAATTTTGGGTCGAAGTATTGGACCTGTGTAAACAGAAAAACATCAATACCTTCGATGCCATTTCACCAACACAAGATGCCTGGATAGGGGCCAGTACCGGCTACCGGGGACTCACTTACGTCTTTTGGATCAACCAGCACTCCTATCGGATCGAATTGAGGATCGATAGAGGTAAGGGGTCCGATGAAGAGAATCTGGAGATCCTTTCCCAACTCAGAGACCACAGAGTAGAAGTGGAACAAGCATTTGGAGAACCTCTTGCCTGGGAAGAACTGGAAAACTACCGTGTTTGCAGTATCCGCCAGAATTATGACGAAGGTGGTTATAAAGACACAGAAGATCGTTGGAGCAATGCAGTAGAAAGTATTGTTGATCGGATGGGTAAACTCATTAAAGCTACGCGTAAACCCCTAAAATCGTTGAAAATTCAATGA
- a CDS encoding DEAD/DEAH box helicase family protein, producing the protein MQLQFKEQDFQLQAVSAVVNCFAGQALKTNRFTLERASDLIRQAKLAAAGVQTLDFAIEEEIGYRNATLQLSEAQLLKNIHEIQQQGDLLESPQIERPKGMKSGFNLTIEMETGTGKTYTYIRTMYELYKTYGWSKFLVIVPSIAIREGVYKSFQVTQPHFSELYGHKINPFIYNSSSPQDIENFASDSRISVMIINTQAFNAKGKDARRIYQELDQFGTRRPIEIIAETNPILIIDEPQSVDGTKTLESMQDFKPLFTLRYSATHKVEYNKVYRLDALDAYNKRLVKKIQVKGINLKGSTGTQGYLYLENISLSTTRPPYAWIEHEKRTKAGAIVKVRAKAAEGYNIHEQSGEMPAYKNQTVTEINGYLNKVVIGGQDIHPGDILNDTDEHAFRRIQIRECILSHLQKEKQLYGKGIKVLSLFFIDTVEKYRVYDELGEQQLGEYAQIFEEEYHKIRDQERDLTLPDYDSYLMRDEPAQVHNGYFSVDKKGKSVNPTVKRGKEDSEDVSAYDLIMKDKERLLSFEEPTRFIFSHSALKEGWDNPNVFQICALKHAESGSVTRRRQEVGRGMRLCVDSRGIRQDFELVGDQVHELNKVTVIASESYEAFAKGLQREIADTLKERPQKAEIAYFVSKVVTNEAGETLRLTEDDAQKLQFKLIVGQVIDEDYKITATGKELIEQQKIDLPEKLEPFKTSVCKLLQAIYTGAEFKPEDERQTITLNTNKNFERAEFQALWKKINLKTIYEVQFDTDQLIRDAKIRIDAQLNIGDRVYEVKTGELEDGTAEEMKAGSLVKESNREHLKLKNDLYTHTVYDIVGEIEQQTNLTRHTIVAILKQIKPEKFLLLRKNPEEFIARSARLINEVKASLIINNIVYHKTEARHDARTVFTNDKFALRQSNLLKKHVYDFLTSDSKIEADFATALEASTEVVVYAKLPKSFKVSTPVANYSPDWAIVFDKEKVRHIYFVAETKGSDSELDLREIEQLKIHCAKEHFREISGAEVKFETVSSYSKLMDIVQLN; encoded by the coding sequence GTGCAGTTACAATTCAAAGAACAAGACTTTCAGCTGCAAGCTGTTTCGGCAGTGGTCAATTGCTTTGCCGGGCAGGCCTTGAAAACCAATCGCTTCACCCTGGAGCGTGCCTCCGATCTCATCCGTCAAGCCAAACTTGCCGCCGCTGGTGTGCAAACCCTGGACTTTGCCATAGAAGAAGAAATCGGCTACCGTAATGCCACCCTCCAGCTATCCGAGGCGCAATTGCTCAAAAACATTCATGAAATACAGCAACAGGGCGATTTACTGGAAAGTCCGCAGATCGAACGCCCCAAGGGCATGAAGTCCGGCTTCAACCTGACCATAGAGATGGAGACCGGTACAGGGAAAACCTATACCTACATCCGCACGATGTATGAGTTGTATAAGACTTATGGCTGGAGCAAGTTTCTGGTGATCGTACCCAGTATCGCGATCCGTGAGGGCGTGTACAAGTCTTTTCAGGTGACACAGCCACACTTCTCGGAACTTTACGGACACAAGATCAATCCGTTCATCTATAACTCCAGCAGTCCGCAAGACATTGAAAACTTTGCCTCTGATAGCCGGATCAGCGTCATGATCATCAACACCCAGGCGTTCAATGCAAAAGGAAAGGACGCGCGTCGGATCTATCAGGAGCTGGATCAGTTTGGCACCCGGCGCCCGATTGAGATCATCGCGGAGACCAACCCCATCCTGATCATCGATGAGCCTCAGTCCGTGGATGGCACCAAAACGCTGGAGAGCATGCAGGACTTTAAGCCACTCTTCACCTTGCGGTATTCGGCTACGCACAAAGTGGAGTACAACAAGGTGTACCGACTGGACGCCCTGGATGCCTACAACAAGCGACTGGTAAAAAAGATACAGGTAAAAGGGATCAACCTGAAAGGCTCCACGGGTACGCAAGGCTATCTCTATCTGGAAAACATCAGCCTGAGCACTACCAGACCACCCTACGCGTGGATTGAGCACGAGAAACGAACGAAAGCCGGGGCCATCGTCAAGGTGCGAGCCAAGGCGGCCGAAGGCTATAATATCCATGAGCAGTCGGGTGAAATGCCCGCTTACAAGAATCAGACGGTCACAGAAATCAACGGCTATCTCAACAAGGTCGTCATTGGTGGTCAGGACATCCACCCCGGAGACATCCTCAACGATACTGACGAACATGCTTTTCGCCGGATACAGATCCGCGAGTGCATCCTCTCCCACCTGCAAAAAGAAAAGCAGCTTTATGGCAAAGGGATCAAAGTACTGTCCCTGTTTTTCATTGATACTGTAGAAAAGTACCGGGTCTATGATGAGCTGGGCGAACAGCAACTCGGTGAGTATGCCCAGATCTTTGAAGAAGAATATCACAAGATCCGTGATCAGGAACGCGACCTGACCCTGCCCGATTACGATAGCTATCTGATGCGGGATGAACCGGCACAAGTACACAATGGCTACTTCTCCGTAGACAAGAAAGGAAAGTCGGTAAACCCTACCGTAAAACGCGGCAAAGAAGATTCGGAAGACGTATCGGCCTATGACCTGATCATGAAGGACAAAGAGCGGCTACTCAGCTTTGAAGAACCTACGCGGTTCATCTTTTCGCACTCTGCGCTCAAAGAAGGATGGGACAACCCCAATGTTTTTCAGATCTGTGCCCTGAAACATGCGGAGAGTGGCAGTGTTACCCGTCGCAGACAAGAAGTGGGTCGCGGCATGCGCTTATGTGTAGACAGTCGTGGTATCCGACAGGATTTTGAATTGGTCGGAGATCAGGTGCATGAATTGAATAAGGTTACCGTGATAGCTTCTGAAAGCTACGAAGCCTTTGCCAAAGGACTGCAACGTGAAATTGCCGACACCCTGAAAGAACGTCCTCAAAAAGCGGAAATCGCCTACTTCGTAAGCAAGGTAGTGACCAATGAGGCCGGAGAAACCCTGAGATTGACGGAAGACGATGCCCAAAAACTGCAATTCAAGCTCATTGTTGGTCAGGTCATTGATGAAGACTACAAGATCACTGCTACAGGAAAAGAACTGATCGAACAACAGAAGATTGACCTGCCTGAAAAGCTCGAACCTTTCAAAACCTCCGTTTGTAAACTGCTGCAAGCCATTTACACCGGCGCAGAATTTAAACCGGAAGATGAACGCCAGACCATCACGCTGAACACCAATAAAAATTTCGAGCGGGCGGAGTTTCAGGCCTTGTGGAAAAAGATCAATTTGAAAACCATCTATGAGGTACAGTTTGATACCGATCAGCTGATCAGGGATGCGAAGATCAGGATAGATGCGCAGCTCAATATTGGCGACCGGGTCTATGAGGTAAAAACCGGTGAACTGGAAGACGGGACGGCAGAAGAAATGAAAGCAGGCAGTTTGGTGAAGGAATCCAATCGCGAGCACCTGAAGCTCAAAAATGATTTGTACACCCACACGGTTTACGATATCGTTGGTGAGATAGAGCAGCAAACCAACCTGACCCGCCACACCATCGTAGCGATTCTGAAGCAAATCAAGCCCGAGAAGTTCCTCCTGTTACGGAAAAACCCCGAGGAGTTCATTGCCAGGAGTGCCCGGCTCATCAATGAAGTAAAGGCAAGCCTGATCATCAACAACATCGTCTATCACAAAACGGAAGCCCGACACGATGCCAGGACGGTATTCACCAACGACAAGTTTGCCCTACGGCAATCCAACCTGCTGAAAAAGCACGTCTATGATTTCCTCACTTCAGACTCAAAAATTGAGGCGGACTTTGCCACTGCGCTGGAGGCTAGCACGGAGGTAGTCGTATACGCCAAACTCCCCAAGAGCTTCAAAGTATCTACTCCTGTCGCCAACTACAGCCCGGACTGGGCCATCGTTTTTGATAAGGAAAAAGTCCGTCATATCTACTTCGTGGCGGAGACAAAGGGCTCAGACTCAGAACTGGACCTTCGCGAAATAGAGCAGTTGAAGATTCACTGTGCGAAGGAGCATTTTAGGGAAATCAGCGGCGCAGAAGTAAAATTCGAAACAGTCAGTAGCTATAGCAAGCTGATGGATATTGTGCAATTGAACTAA